One Citrus sinensis cultivar Valencia sweet orange chromosome 5, DVS_A1.0, whole genome shotgun sequence genomic window, CGGCAGACATTCTTGAAAGAATATCACCATACTTGGCGTCTTTTCACATGTCCCTGGTTGCATGCTGGATTCATCCACCTCATCCTCAACCTTGGCTGTATTGTCCTTGTAGGAATTCACTTGGAAAAGGAATTTGGACCAGGTAACTGGATTCCTTTCTCATAAGTTATTATCAATttgcatgaaaaaaataaatcaaaagctAGATTATGAATTGCTGTTAATCCATGATTGACCCTTTTGTTCTCTTATTCTGTTGCACAGTGAGGATTGGTATAATCTATATATTCTCTGCTTTTGTTGGAAGCTTGGCTGCTGCACTCTTTGTCCAAAATAGTCCAGTAGTTTGTGCCTCTGGTTCACTGTTTGGATTACTTGGAGCTATGCTTTCTGGTCTTATCCGCAACTGGAACTTTTACACTGATAAGGTCCTACCTCCTCCTCTGCTTCCTCATTTTCCCccaattatttatgtttttatcatTCATATTAATTGGAGCAGTGATTAATCCTTTGCTTGATTGCAGTTTGCAGCCATAGTCCTTCTCTTCTTTGTCTCCACAATCAACTTTGCTATTGGTTTGCTACCTTATATAGACAATTTCTCAAGCATTGGAGGTTTTATATCAGGATTCCTACTTGGTTTCACACTTCTGTTCACTCCTCAAACCAGGATAGTGGCTCACAGCAAGGCAGGCATCTTTGAGCACAATGTAAAAAGTTCCATCAACTTTAAGTTGAAGCTAGACAGGCCAATCATGAGAAGCGTTTCTCTGCTGCTTTTTGTTCTTGTGTGAgttcatcttttaattttattgcaaGCTTGTTTCTGTTGCTAGTTCCACACCAACCCCCCAACCTACCTGAACCACCCCACCCCaacccaccccccccccctcccgcGGGGGTTTCTTTTCCTGTGAGATGCTGTTAGAAGAGCTTCTTTGAGAGCTTAGGTTGTTGAACATTTTGGTAAACACTTGCAGCTGTTTTATGCAGGATCCTTGGATTTCTTGCAGCAGTGCTTCAAGGATTAAATATAAGCCAGTATTGCAAATGGTGTAAATACATTGACTGTGTTCCTTCTAAAAGGTGGAGCTGCAATGACATAACAACAAATTGTGAGGTAATTCTTTTTGTCGTCATTTTAGCACATCAATTTATGTGATAGTGGACACTCCAAAGGGAAAGCTAGATTTAGAAGGGGAAAGAAACTGAAAACGCAAAACTATCCTAAATAACGGGTTCCCAACAATAGTCGATTTTCTTTATTGTCAAGTGTGAGAAGAGCTATAGGAAAAGATGGGAAAGCAAAAGATGAGAAAGGCTACTGCATTATCAACCctactgaaaattaaaaaaaaaattatatatatggcGGATGCTAAGTTGTATTTAACGTAACTTACGCCACACACAACAACAGTAGCACATTGGTGGGACCTGCTACTGTTGCTATGTGTGGCGtaagttacgttaaacgtaacttaGGGGgcttctatatatatatatatagatagataaaTAGATAGCACAAGATATAGTTAGGTATCAAAATTGTTGTGTGTCAGAAGGgcaataattttgtttataaagaCTGTAGTTGGTTTTATTTGAAACTTATCTGcattaaatataaagactGTATTTACAAAGTTATCTGTACATTTCCAATGCAAAGTGCCTCTATAAAATTAAACCTCTGTCTGCACCATATATAAACTTATACACACTATTAAGGTCTAATGTATTAGAAGAGTGAAATGGTTCATTGTCACAAATGTAACTTGAGCAACAATTACATTAGTGTTGAGAACAGTTACTCTTCCTTGAAGTCACTATAACTGCATTCTGATCTCTTTTTCAACGAACTTTAAAGTAAAAAGTTTAATGCTATGAAATGAAACTCCTTGCTAATACTAGTCATTTCGCAATTGCAGACTATTGTGAGCAACTCACAGTTGACTATGACTTGTATGGGTCATGGCAACTTCAGGGTTTTCCCTTATACCAACATTTCTCAAGCAAGGATGAAGGACTTGTGCACTCTGCTATGCTCTTAGAACTCTGTTGCATGACGATTTTGCTGTGACATGGCAAAACAGAAGATACTTAATATCAGCACTCAGTGATAGCCATTCAACACTAGTAGAACTTGTGCACTCTGCGCTCCTCATAACATATATCAAGCAGAGATTATCTGTGCAACCCCGTGATAATTAGTTGTGAGTTTCAAAAACTGAATACACTTTAAAGTCAATAATCGTTGATGGCCATTTAGATACAGTGTCCATAGCGTTGTGATTTTACTACAGTTGACTTGTTTTATCactacacaaaaaaaaaaaaaaaaaacgattgTCAGGCAAGCTGGGTGTCTTGTGCACTTTCATCCGGAGCTTTACAAAATTTTCTGAGATGGAACAAGCGACAGTACCATTTGCTAATGGAAAATTCTTTCGGAAGTTTTCAGTAATGAGATCTCTACTCAAAATCATGAAGcatagtaaattaattaatcttgcCAATATTTCGTTCCATTCAATCGAAATGACACGATAGAATGCCTTTCGTGAACATGGGAAGTAAGAGCAACAAGTTTGGTGATGttgttgtgtgtgtgtttgtgtccATGGGATGAATTCATTACGCGTCCCAAGCGCCAAGAATCAAATACCAATACAACTGCACTGTAAAATTGAGAACGGTCGGTCCCTCATTCATGTAAATTGCAACATTCAAAATCTCCAATGAAAATAGAGATTATtctacaataaaatcaataccCCAAGTGTCTTTCTTCTCTACCAACTTAAGCCTTTAGTGCAGAGAGTTTCGTAGTCGGGAATTCTTTGTATTGTCTTGTATGTGTAAATGCGGATGAGCCACCATAAGGCGCTCGTGGCCTAATGGATAAGGCGCCTGACTTCTAATCAGGCGATTGTGGGTTCGAGTCCCACCGGGCGTGCGGCGTTTCATCCTTCcgaatttttttcttacccATTCTTCTTTTCAgccttctcttctcttctatCGGTAGTGTTTTGCTTTCCAAATTCTAACTGGCTAACTCTGCAACTCCTGCTCTTGGGtagtattaattaaattcttgaCTGCTACTTTACTTATGAATTCatataactatttcattctCAATATAAGTCATTAATTTTCACTCCCATTGACATTTACAAGATAATTTTTGGAACCTCAGATAATTGCAACGATGCCCCCATTGGCTTGATACTTCGATATTCATTATGTCACCGGAAACGGACCAAGAAAAGACAACCATAATCAGTTAGTTTCCCAAAGTCAACTATCGTTCAGTCAACAATATTGTTTCAATCACACTTTAAAGCGAGTatataattctaatttttttttttttaaatttcaagttcaACTTTTGCTTTTTGACCTCTCCCTTTTTCTTCCCAACTACAGACTCCCTTTATCTTCCTTACGGGCTACACACATGATTACATGCTGTACTGGTGGATGTCGGCCGCCGTCGTGATAGGCCCGCCAGCCAACCACTGTGATGCATTTAAATTGTGGATTTTGAGTACTTAAAAGAAATGTActtcaaatatattatatgtcTACCTACTGGGTATAAAGCACAACATTTtagaaaggggaaaaaaaagaaaaaaaaaaaagtgggcCTACAACTCTGTTTCTCATTGTGATTCGGTCCAAACAATGAGTTGGACTAATGGCACCCCTCCAAAAATTCTTCTGAaatctcttttttaataatgttaagtttaatgttaaaaatacctttatttctaaataaacacatttaatttgtgaatttgtgaattttctattattttctcacTCCTTACAAATAAACTTTTATGGGTGATAAACTTCTTGAtaaacatcaattaattaaataaaatatatgtaagaTTATGATGTAAAAAGTTTTATTATGaaccttaaaaaaaagtaaataattttgtcagcatgtgttttgtttattatcaaTAGATTatcttaataattaaagaaaaaattatagagaatttgagaaaaaaaattacatgtgtGAGTTTGATAGCAGAGAAAatacaagttttttttaagagaaaaaaatataaaaatttgaaatgagataaaataaatgtgagatatattataatatttgtccTTAAATGTAATTGTAACAAAAAAGAggttttaaaagaattttggaGGAGTGACAATAATCCAACCCCAAAACAATTCAAGGCTcgagcttttctttttcttctccaatCAAGTTCGGGCCTTCAACTCCAAGCCGAGAAACGCAGTAGAAGACTTTGCTAATTTTGCTCTCATACTTAAAGCCTCAAATCAAAGGGATGGCTGCGTTttggttggggggggggggaataaatttgttgttgtatgaatatttaaataatttaataatttgcataatcaatcaattacatcatttttctttcttcttcttttccttccAGTCTCGACTGTTGCCGTAgcaaaagattatttagaattttaccctttgtaactttaaatgtcttcaaaatcttttttttttttttcattcaatcaatgaattaatatcatatcagtttgtacaagataagtttgtacaagaatttgtg contains:
- the LOC102629550 gene encoding RHOMBOID-like protein 8 is translated as MADSASQLQTQIEIKQSHQEKELANLPIITFPETQGQEYHKAKAPFFKSRGRKRGTDTWVISVFVILHVVAFAATMAVNDCWRNSHGNCALKMLGRLSFQPISENPLLGPSASTLDQMGALRQTFLKEYHHTWRLFTCPWLHAGFIHLILNLGCIVLVGIHLEKEFGPVRIGIIYIFSAFVGSLAAALFVQNSPVVCASGSLFGLLGAMLSGLIRNWNFYTDKFAAIVLLFFVSTINFAIGLLPYIDNFSSIGGFISGFLLGFTLLFTPQTRIVAHSKAGIFEHNVKSSINFKLKLDRPIMRSVSLLLFVLVILGFLAAVLQGLNISQYCKWCKYIDCVPSKRWSCNDITTNCETIVSNSQLTMTCMGHGNFRVFPYTNISQARMKDLCTLLCS